From a single Phragmites australis chromosome 7, lpPhrAust1.1, whole genome shotgun sequence genomic region:
- the LOC133923439 gene encoding pathogenesis-related protein 1A-like — MQMASATMSSHLSSYYITIFLLLALASLCTPSVANEDGSNGSDPDSRRRARAAATVFELLSVHNAARQAVGVPPLAWSGQIAGYAKSYAQSRRGDCAPRRSPLFYFGENLFVGKGRHWNATSLAAAWVDEGQWYDYESNSCAAPPGAGCGHYTQAVWRNTTQLGCARIVCDSGDTLLVCDYFPPGNYGTGRPY, encoded by the coding sequence ATGCAAATGGCAAGCGCAACAATGTCTTCTCACTTGTCCAGCTACTACATCACCATTTTTTTACTACTAGCACTGGCTTCACTGTGCACACCGAGCGTAGCTAACGAAGATGGCAGCAACGGCAGCGACCCGGACTCCCGTCGCCGTGCACGTGCCGCAGCCACCGTTTTCGAGCTCCTGTCGGTGCACAACGCGGCGCGGCAGGCGGTCGGGGTGCCGCCCCTTGCATGGAGCGGTCAGATCGCCGGGTACGCAAAGAGCTACGCGCAGTCACGGCGCGGAGACTGCGCTCCGCGCCGGTCCCCGCTGTTCTACTTCGGCGAGAACCTGTTCGTGGGGAAAGGCCGGCACTGGAACGCCACGTCGCTAGCCGCAGCGTGGGTGGACGAGGGACAGTGGTATGACTACGAAAGCAACTCGTGCGCGGCACCGCCCGGTGCTGGGTGCGGGCACTACACCCAGGCGGTGTGGCGCAACACCACGCAGCTCGGGTGCGCCAGGATCGTGTGCGACTCGGGCGACACGTTGCTCGTCTGCGACTACTTCCCTCCGGGCAATTACGGAACCGGCAGGCCGTACTAA